A section of the Rattus norvegicus strain BN/NHsdMcwi chromosome 15, GRCr8, whole genome shotgun sequence genome encodes:
- the Fezf2 gene encoding fez family zinc finger protein 2 isoform X1, producing the protein MASSASLETMVPPACPRAGASPATSKTLAFSIERIMAKTSEPRAPFEPRPAALEADSSQSKKLLNLCSPLPCMIPLQPLGYEVPSKTLLSYSEFWKSSLRAGGGGGGGSGGGGPVCGASGLCKTNCGVCCKAELGLAPSALPAGRVIKPQVINQAVGLPASGSLYYFNYLDSTTYPPSELLGGHLFPSGLLNAQAPTSLAAHPKLFLLENAKLASLTADKFPHPASYPHKERLHAPLEQVLKENSALTAERGGVKSHSKLPGGSTDSKPKNFTCEVCGKVFNAHYNLTRHMPVHTGARPFVCKVCGKGFRQASTLCRHKIIHTQEKPHKCNQCGKAFNRSSTLNTHIRIHAGYKPFVCEFCGKGFHQKGNYKNHKLTHSGEKQYKCTICNKAFHQVYNLTFHMHTHNDKKPFTCATCGKGFCRNFDLKKHVRKLHDSVGPTATPSAKGLARTVQS; encoded by the exons ATGGCCAGCTCAGCTTCCCTGGAGACCATGGTGCCCCCGGCCTGCCCGCGCGCTGGAGCGTCACCGGCCACTTCGAAAACACTAGCTTTCTCCATCGAGCGCATCATGGCCAAGACGTCCGAGCCCCGAGCGCCTTTTGAGCCCCGGCCTGCTGCGCTAGAGGCAGACAGCAGCCAGAGCAAGAAACTGCTCAACCTCTGCTCGCCGCTGCCCTGTATGATCCCCCTCCAGCCTCTAGGCTACGAGGTGCCGTCCAAGACACTGCTCAGTTACTCGGAGTTCTGGAAAAGCAGCCTCCGGGCGGGCGGCGGTGGAGGAGGAGGCAGCGGCGGGGGGGGCCCAGTGTGCGGCGCCAGTGGCTTGTGCAAAACCAACTGTGGCGTGTGCTGCAAGGCCGAACTGGGCCTTGCGCCTTCTGCGCTGCCCGCCGGCAGGGTCATCAAGCCGCAGGTCATCAACCAGGCTGTGGGGCTGCCGGCCAGCGGCTCTCTCTACTACTTCAACTACCTGGACTCCACCACTTACCCACCATCGGAGCTCCTCGGAGGCCACCTTTTCCCATCTGGCCTCCTCAACGCACAGGCCCCCACTTCCCTGGCTGCTCACCCCAAGCTTTTTCTGCTGGAGAATGCCAAACTGGCCAGCCTGACTGCGGACAAGTTCCCCCACCCAGCTTCCTATCCCCATAAGGAGCGCTTGCATGCGCCGCTGGAGCAGGTGCTGAAGGAGAACTCGGCCTTGACCGCTGAACGAGGGGGAGTCAAGAGCCACAGCAAACTACCGGGGGGCTCTACTGACAGCAAACCCAAAAACTTCACCTGCGAAGTGTGCGGCAAG GTGTTCAATGCTCACTATAACCTCACCCGCCACATGCCTGTCCACACCGGAGCTAGACCGTTTGTGTGCAAAGTCTGTGGCAAAGGCTTCCGCCAGGCCAGCACTCTCTGCAGACACAAAATTATCCATACCCAG GAAAAACCACATAAGTGTAACCAGTGCGGCAAAGCCTTCAATCGCAGCTCCACGCTCAATACGCACATCCGCATCCACGCGGGCTACAAGCCCTTCGTCTGCGAGTTTTGCGGCAAGGGCTTTCACCAAAAAG GGAACTACAAGAACCACAAGCTCACACACAGCGGCGAGAAGCAGTACAAATGCACTATCTGTAACAAGGCCTTCCACCAGGTGTACAATCTGACcttccacatgcacacccacaacGACAAGAAGCCCTTCACATGCGCCACTTGCGGCAAAGGTTTTTGCAGAAACTTTGACTTAAAGAAACATGTGCGCAAACTTCATGACAGCGTGGGTCCCACCGCCACCCCCTCAGCAAAGGGCCTAGCCAGGACAGTTCAGAGCTGA